A single genomic interval of Fibrobacter sp. UWB4 harbors:
- a CDS encoding sodium-dependent transporter codes for MANNRENWGSKLGVILAVAGSAVGLGNFLRFPVQAATNGGGAFIIPYLIAFVFLGIPLAWIEWTLGRYAGYHNYGTSPSTYHVIFQKKKKWAKYLGSLGLLPPIFIIFYYGFIQSWILAFAFYSATGTLMDVVAQGPEKMTEFFGNYIMLKTCVGGIPVAIIFFLITFIANMVVLSFGVRKGIERANKICMPILLILGLVLVVRVLTLPGIGKGLAFMWNPDFSELASPKVWMAAAGQVFFTMSLGMAIIFCYASYLKPKEDLVLSSLTASATNGFAEVIIGGTVVIPMAVLIAGANIEECAKLGTFGLGFQTMPYVFGTLPFGGVLQTVWFTMLFFAGITSAISIIQPLISFCEDDLKFTRKKSVTTVSTITFIGSLTAIFGLAAGTVDELDFWGGTYLIVFVGMIQAVLFSLVLGRRNAKKAQENGDLPAEVVVEPGENEAFATMNDGSLLKLPRFLRPIILYVCPIYLIVLLVSFTLTDGLPFITLSNVDPNATVTFLGHTFPQVGFTWAFRGFLLVLFLLLNLAIAYAWRKGGPAEKGRSKSIKKMEIGNSDENMEG; via the coding sequence ATGGCAAATAATCGTGAAAACTGGGGTTCCAAGCTCGGGGTTATCCTCGCAGTTGCCGGTTCCGCAGTCGGTCTTGGCAATTTTCTTCGATTCCCTGTGCAAGCGGCGACCAATGGCGGCGGCGCATTCATCATCCCCTACCTCATTGCGTTTGTGTTCCTCGGGATTCCGCTCGCTTGGATTGAATGGACGCTCGGCCGTTACGCAGGCTACCACAATTACGGCACTTCCCCGAGTACCTACCACGTGATTTTCCAAAAGAAAAAGAAGTGGGCAAAGTACCTGGGTTCGCTCGGACTTCTCCCGCCGATTTTCATCATTTTCTACTACGGATTTATCCAGTCCTGGATTTTGGCATTCGCATTCTACTCGGCAACAGGCACGTTGATGGACGTTGTCGCGCAGGGTCCGGAAAAGATGACGGAATTCTTCGGCAACTACATCATGCTCAAGACTTGCGTCGGAGGCATCCCAGTTGCCATCATCTTCTTCCTCATTACATTCATCGCGAACATGGTTGTGCTTTCGTTCGGTGTGCGCAAGGGCATTGAACGCGCCAACAAGATTTGCATGCCGATCCTCTTGATTTTGGGCCTTGTGCTTGTGGTCCGCGTGCTCACGCTCCCGGGCATTGGCAAGGGTCTTGCCTTCATGTGGAACCCGGATTTCTCGGAACTTGCAAGCCCGAAAGTCTGGATGGCTGCTGCAGGCCAGGTGTTCTTCACGATGAGCCTCGGTATGGCAATCATTTTCTGCTACGCAAGCTACCTCAAACCGAAAGAAGACCTCGTGCTTTCTTCGCTCACGGCAAGCGCAACGAACGGCTTCGCCGAGGTGATTATTGGTGGTACGGTCGTGATCCCGATGGCAGTGCTTATCGCAGGTGCTAACATCGAAGAATGCGCGAAGCTCGGCACGTTTGGTCTTGGATTCCAGACGATGCCTTACGTTTTCGGAACGCTCCCGTTCGGCGGTGTGCTTCAGACGGTTTGGTTCACGATGCTCTTCTTTGCAGGCATCACAAGCGCCATTTCCATCATCCAGCCGCTCATCAGCTTCTGCGAAGACGACCTCAAGTTTACGCGTAAAAAGTCCGTCACGACGGTCAGCACGATTACCTTTATCGGTAGCCTCACCGCTATTTTCGGCCTCGCCGCAGGCACCGTCGATGAACTCGACTTCTGGGGCGGTACGTACCTCATCGTGTTCGTAGGCATGATCCAGGCGGTTCTCTTTAGCCTCGTGCTCGGACGCCGCAATGCCAAGAAAGCCCAGGAAAATGGCGACCTCCCAGCCGAAGTGGTTGTGGAACCGGGCGAAAATGAAGCTTTTGCCACCATGAACGATGGCTCGCTTCTCAAGCTCCCGCGTTTCCTCCGCCCGATTATCCTTTACGTCTGCCCGATTTACCTGATTGTGCTCTTAGTTTCGTTCACACTCACGGACGGCCTCCCGTTCATCACGCTTAGCAACGTAGACCCGAACGCAACGGTCACATTCCTCGGACACACGTTCCCGCAAGTCGGTTTCACATGGGCATTCCGCGGATTCCTGCTCGTGCTGTTCTTGCTTTTGAACCTTGCCATAGCCTATGCCTGGCGCAAGGGTGGTCCCGCAGAAAAGGGCCGCAGCAAGAGCATCAAGAAGATGGAAATCGGTAACTCTGACGAAAACATGGAGGGCTAA
- a CDS encoding fibrobacter succinogenes major paralogous domain-containing protein, with protein sequence MKNGVFLLAFWCVLFTACSEDSPTEVVNPVVEFTLGSMTDSRDGQTYKTVTIGSQTWMAENLNFAYTGVAFYNGAYASDSTSWCYYNAKSNCDIYGRLYTWSVAMDSAGIVSQKNGAVACGVGSMCKPNSPHRGICPEGWHVPTQSEFDALYKMIGGKSTAGTKLKSISGWDEEKNGIDAFGFGLLPAGFRYDGGQYMGLGENGSLWSASEYGANAAIIQLFSGGESLDSGMSSKSEGSSLRCVKDNE encoded by the coding sequence ATGAAAAATGGCGTGTTTTTGCTTGCTTTTTGGTGTGTATTGTTTACTGCTTGTTCCGAAGATTCTCCTACAGAAGTTGTAAATCCTGTGGTTGAATTTACTTTGGGCTCTATGACGGATAGTCGTGATGGTCAAACTTATAAGACTGTGACTATTGGTTCCCAAACGTGGATGGCCGAAAATTTAAATTTTGCCTACACGGGAGTGGCTTTTTATAATGGTGCGTATGCATCTGATTCCACAAGTTGGTGCTATTATAACGCAAAAAGCAATTGCGATATTTATGGCCGCTTATACACTTGGTCTGTAGCAATGGATAGTGCCGGGATTGTTTCTCAGAAAAATGGCGCTGTAGCTTGTGGAGTTGGATCAATGTGTAAGCCAAACAGTCCTCATCGAGGTATTTGCCCCGAAGGGTGGCATGTTCCAACGCAGTCCGAATTTGATGCTTTGTATAAAATGATTGGTGGTAAAAGTACTGCTGGTACAAAGCTAAAATCAATTAGTGGATGGGATGAAGAAAAAAATGGAATAGATGCGTTTGGCTTTGGTCTTTTGCCAGCGGGGTTCCGTTATGATGGTGGACAATATATGGGACTAGGAGAAAATGGTAGTTTATGGTCGGCTTCTGAATATGGAGCTAATGCCGCTATAATCCAGCTTTTTTCTGGTGGAGAATCTTTAGATTCTGGTATGAGTAGTAAATCTGAGGGTTCCAGCCTTCGTTGCGTCAAAGACAACGAATAA
- the typA gene encoding translational GTPase TypA — MDQSKIRNVAIIAHVDHGKTTLVNQLLKQCGTFHEGEEIVDRVMDSDNLERERGITILSKNTSVMYKGYRVNIVDTPGHADFGGQVERVLGTVDGVLLVVDAFEGPMAQTRFVTKKALELGLTPIIVVNKIDRDGCNPLLALDKVFDLFCELDATEEQLDFDRVFGSGRKGICRAELEDPDGDFSILMDKIIERIPAPKGDPNGEPLLQIASLEYSSFLGRLAVGRVQQGVFKPNQTYAQAFPDGTVKNVRPQKLLRYEGLTPKPIEEAGPGEIILIAGLDYFDIGDTLSSTNNPVHLPRIHIDPPTISMLFTVNTSPLAGKYGGKFMTGNQLQERLERAHMADPALLVEKAEGASTFKVSGRGILHLTILVENMRRELYEFTIGSPQVIFQKDESGKLLEPVEDFKVEVPNEFSGACIQEIQQRKGEMVNMTTDENDRVSLEFIVPSRGLIGIRPKLLSLSKGYAVTQSFFKEYQPYKGEIPSRINGVLIAKEPGEAASYALSNLEDRGYLIIGPGAEVYPGMIVGEHNRDVDITVNVTKGKHLTNMRSKSADDMIQLTPYRRMTLEECVTFINEDECIEVTPEVLRIRKTELDPIKRKQMSKKPAEDDD, encoded by the coding sequence ATGGATCAATCAAAAATCAGAAACGTTGCCATCATCGCCCACGTTGACCACGGTAAAACTACCCTGGTGAACCAGCTCCTCAAACAGTGCGGAACCTTCCATGAAGGTGAAGAAATCGTGGACCGCGTGATGGACTCCGACAACCTTGAACGCGAACGCGGCATTACCATCCTCTCCAAAAACACGAGCGTGATGTACAAGGGATACCGCGTGAACATCGTCGATACCCCGGGGCACGCCGACTTCGGTGGCCAGGTGGAACGCGTTTTGGGTACAGTCGATGGCGTTCTTCTGGTCGTTGACGCATTCGAAGGCCCCATGGCCCAGACCCGCTTCGTGACGAAGAAGGCTTTGGAACTCGGCCTTACCCCGATCATCGTCGTGAACAAGATCGACCGTGACGGTTGTAACCCGCTCCTCGCCTTGGACAAGGTCTTTGACTTGTTCTGCGAACTCGATGCTACCGAAGAACAGCTCGATTTCGACAGAGTTTTTGGCAGTGGCCGTAAGGGCATTTGCCGCGCCGAACTTGAAGACCCGGATGGCGACTTCAGCATCTTGATGGACAAGATCATCGAACGCATCCCGGCTCCGAAGGGCGATCCGAACGGCGAACCGCTCCTCCAGATCGCATCCCTCGAATACTCCAGCTTCCTCGGCCGTTTGGCTGTGGGTCGCGTGCAGCAGGGCGTATTCAAGCCGAACCAGACCTACGCTCAGGCATTCCCCGACGGAACCGTCAAGAACGTCCGTCCGCAAAAGCTCCTCCGCTACGAAGGCCTCACCCCGAAGCCGATCGAAGAAGCTGGTCCGGGCGAAATCATCCTCATCGCAGGTCTTGACTACTTCGATATCGGTGATACGCTTTCTTCTACGAACAATCCAGTTCACTTGCCGCGTATTCACATTGACCCGCCAACAATCTCCATGCTCTTCACCGTGAACACTTCGCCGCTCGCCGGCAAATACGGTGGAAAGTTCATGACGGGTAACCAGCTCCAGGAACGCTTGGAACGCGCCCACATGGCAGACCCGGCCCTCCTCGTCGAAAAGGCAGAAGGCGCATCTACATTCAAGGTTTCTGGCCGTGGCATTTTGCACCTCACGATTCTCGTCGAAAACATGCGCCGTGAACTTTATGAATTCACCATCGGTTCTCCGCAGGTCATTTTCCAGAAAGACGAAAGCGGCAAGCTTTTGGAACCGGTCGAAGACTTCAAGGTCGAAGTTCCGAACGAATTCAGCGGCGCCTGCATCCAGGAAATCCAGCAGCGCAAGGGCGAAATGGTCAACATGACCACCGACGAAAACGACCGCGTTTCTCTCGAATTTATCGTTCCCTCCCGTGGCCTTATCGGTATCCGTCCGAAGCTCCTCTCCCTTTCCAAGGGTTACGCTGTGACGCAGTCCTTCTTCAAGGAATACCAGCCGTACAAGGGAGAAATTCCGTCTCGTATCAACGGTGTGCTCATCGCCAAGGAACCGGGCGAAGCTGCAAGCTATGCTCTCTCTAACTTGGAAGATCGTGGCTACCTCATCATCGGTCCGGGTGCCGAAGTTTATCCGGGCATGATTGTGGGTGAACACAACCGCGACGTCGATATCACCGTGAACGTCACGAAGGGCAAGCACCTCACCAACATGCGTTCGAAGTCCGCTGACGACATGATCCAGCTCACGCCGTACCGCCGCATGACTTTGGAAGAATGCGTGACCTTCATCAACGAAGACGAATGCATCGAAGTCACTCCGGAAGTGCTCCGCATCCGCAAGACCGAGCTCGACCCGATCAAGCGTAAGCAGATGTCCAAGAAGCCGGCTGAAGACGACGATTAA
- the ruvX gene encoding Holliday junction resolvase RuvX, whose amino-acid sequence MNYLALDYGEHRVGVAFGDSELKMAFSRETIDQKTTNLFERLDQLVRLNKIDEFVVGMPYHPDGRKDGKNVVVEAFIKDLALRFPGMKIHTQDESYSSVQAQEFTSYMSKKKKQKNKAIIDRTAAAIILQRWFDENP is encoded by the coding sequence GTGAATTATTTGGCTTTGGATTACGGAGAGCATCGTGTCGGGGTCGCTTTTGGCGATTCCGAACTCAAGATGGCGTTTTCGCGCGAGACGATTGACCAGAAGACGACGAACCTGTTCGAACGTCTGGACCAACTCGTGCGCCTCAACAAGATTGACGAATTTGTCGTCGGGATGCCTTACCACCCGGATGGCCGCAAGGATGGCAAGAACGTGGTGGTGGAGGCCTTTATCAAGGATTTGGCGTTGCGATTCCCGGGAATGAAAATCCATACGCAGGATGAATCGTACTCCAGCGTTCAGGCGCAGGAGTTCACCTCGTACATGAGCAAAAAGAAAAAGCAGAAGAACAAGGCCATTATCGACCGCACCGCCGCCGCTATAATATTGCAACGATGGTTTGATGAGAACCCCTAA
- a CDS encoding peptide chain release factor-like protein translates to MHRDTYLKMNLDELLRACSLKGYQGSGPGGQHRNKTNTGVHLSLQQYNLEIKSSESRSAKENKIHALHRMQMALALNVREDPPEVEMKFPGSNGHIQPSNPLFPLFVAHVFDIMATKNGDTKAAAAAFGLSPSALVKILRQDKSCAAKLQGNRVENGKSKLHL, encoded by the coding sequence ATGCATCGCGATACCTACCTCAAAATGAATCTGGATGAACTTTTACGCGCCTGTTCCCTGAAAGGCTATCAAGGCAGCGGCCCCGGCGGTCAGCACAGGAACAAGACCAATACTGGCGTTCATCTTTCGTTACAACAATATAATTTAGAAATTAAGTCTTCCGAAAGCAGGAGCGCAAAAGAGAACAAGATTCACGCGCTGCACCGCATGCAAATGGCGCTTGCGCTGAACGTACGCGAAGATCCTCCCGAGGTCGAGATGAAATTCCCGGGAAGCAACGGGCACATTCAACCGAGCAATCCGCTGTTTCCGCTGTTTGTGGCCCATGTTTTTGATATCATGGCTACAAAGAACGGCGACACGAAAGCCGCAGCGGCTGCATTCGGGCTTAGCCCAAGTGCGCTCGTGAAAATACTGCGCCAGGACAAATCATGCGCCGCGAAATTACAGGGCAACCGCGTGGAAAACGGGAAAAGCAAGTTGCATTTGTAA
- a CDS encoding C25 family cysteine peptidase, translating into MKSIIKKFQILLVACATVSSMASSVIEDSKKHFILDDEVLDTSKESCEDGSGMRFAPENAFYMDSSRVPYRYYRVALPSGDMPSVSVTNNKLVALGTSYCKSTPVKSQTVSVSKPYLKDNLWMADVLVPLYVKQAGSIALRKDFRLNVDFASASASGRNPGARALMQVVNSKSAAQFGTAAPRTALRREAASEIDGVVKLAKLVVGDKDMATFREDGLYAVGFNSLLKFTSRDDLSGIPVEKICVYGASPDTLPDMGPGAKLRSPNQLFELPITVDDRNSNGIFDEGDSLYFVGYGNAFWKRIDSEEENYPKTNMNYFHSYSPYSFYQHFILGYKEVGKGERLGTLAQPKSTPKSIEWLRYVRAEKDELLIDTYYGKSLDWEKTTGKEWFWKWHDKNETTVVTDLNAESQIVDLPGLVKDGKGFASVTYFPLRSINSSSGVDQSIGYMSDSAYSSRMKSIHFKLSVNGEQHSKDRADTFYWSDGVLLPGGNFAMEFKSLKASGNEYELTMLPNENQYDRFDGVSVAYQWDPASVSIDSAEWLLPGFATGIVRIPVGKDSDLRLMKFVNFKPVGLLKISNGTAIDSIGFNEDVRYLLYNEKDRRNSTLSIEAIPAPSPNAVQKLAQISSKTEYLIITPEEFLEPAEDLASFRSSDSAISPLVTAVVAVENIYRHYTGGSPSPIAIRNYIAYARSVCPDLRFVLLAGSGHYDYRGVNPRLGKNYMPPFEKESAVTEDFFAVLDSGEMVRSPRIYDVDLAVGRIPVSSVDEFYTYNEKARDYEKVGRFDHGEWRSTMLLGADDARNSGAVDRIAHTEDQEMLARTIDAISDKLNYRMNMKKVYLLNYEYDAAGQKQEANNDFLNIMNQGALMTIYYGHGSKSTLASEGLFRTSDIAKLSNEKKYTIISSFACTVGRFDEGDSRSMTEAMVLQKSAGAIAGIGAARETYESYNNQFSKNLINNALSKDGNYLGVAYMLAKDNVVHNRQESDSHDNVHNTEHYVFMGEPVIQLPLAKMKITLDSPVKSIKALDKMKLSGKVSGMTSGNIALTLREGRYTKALDLISIEKIIDVNYDGALIYSEVVPVADGRFETEFVTPKKLNIGDSLAEFRAWAFSSKEPAVGRYLEKNIKITGISNYADSLNDNTPPTIKIQSCNAGELTSFADNQYVKLRTPACLQVVVEDETALDYREQADEGISFEMVGLENPYHPAPFLEQSSKRAVARKSLTTEAYPAGDYTFRVRALDVLGNIAIKTVNVQIIEDLQTGLADVFNVPNPMGKKGTTFYFKNLSVDKDPEVTIFIYNQHGRLVKVIKDAKSGVTHWNGKDNYGRLLANGLYHYVVRSKAKVSVSDSKTKNKTWTKKQKLLISR; encoded by the coding sequence GTGAAATCTATCATTAAAAAATTTCAGATTCTACTGGTTGCCTGTGCAACGGTCTCCAGCATGGCTTCTTCTGTCATAGAAGATTCCAAGAAACATTTTATCTTAGACGACGAGGTCCTTGATACGTCTAAAGAATCTTGTGAAGACGGTTCGGGAATGCGCTTTGCTCCCGAAAATGCTTTTTACATGGATTCTAGCAGGGTGCCGTACCGCTATTACCGAGTGGCACTTCCGTCAGGCGATATGCCTTCGGTCTCGGTAACCAACAATAAGCTTGTTGCGCTTGGAACTTCGTACTGCAAGTCTACTCCCGTAAAGTCCCAGACCGTCTCGGTTTCAAAACCGTACCTTAAGGATAATCTGTGGATGGCCGATGTGCTGGTTCCGCTATATGTAAAGCAGGCCGGCTCCATAGCCCTTCGCAAGGATTTCCGCTTGAATGTCGATTTTGCAAGTGCTTCGGCAAGTGGCCGCAATCCGGGCGCTCGTGCACTTATGCAGGTGGTGAACTCGAAGTCCGCCGCGCAGTTTGGAACGGCCGCACCCCGTACGGCCCTGCGCCGTGAAGCGGCTTCTGAAATCGATGGCGTTGTCAAGCTTGCCAAACTGGTTGTTGGCGACAAGGATATGGCGACATTCCGCGAAGATGGCTTGTATGCTGTTGGTTTCAATTCCCTTCTGAAATTCACAAGCCGTGATGACTTGAGCGGAATTCCCGTAGAAAAAATTTGCGTTTACGGAGCCTCGCCGGATACGCTTCCTGACATGGGGCCAGGAGCCAAGCTCCGTAGCCCGAACCAGCTCTTCGAACTGCCCATAACAGTTGATGACCGCAATTCTAACGGCATCTTTGATGAAGGCGATTCCCTTTATTTCGTGGGATATGGCAATGCGTTTTGGAAAAGGATCGATTCGGAAGAAGAAAATTATCCCAAAACGAACATGAACTATTTCCATTCATATTCTCCGTATTCTTTTTACCAGCATTTTATTCTCGGGTATAAAGAAGTGGGGAAGGGCGAACGCCTTGGAACTCTTGCTCAGCCGAAATCGACGCCGAAAAGTATTGAGTGGCTTAGGTATGTGCGAGCCGAGAAAGATGAACTCTTGATCGATACCTATTACGGCAAATCGCTCGATTGGGAAAAAACAACTGGAAAAGAGTGGTTCTGGAAATGGCATGATAAAAATGAAACTACGGTCGTTACGGACTTGAATGCGGAATCGCAGATCGTGGACCTGCCTGGGCTTGTCAAGGATGGCAAGGGATTTGCGTCTGTTACCTATTTCCCGCTTCGCTCGATAAATTCAAGCAGTGGTGTGGATCAGTCGATTGGCTATATGTCTGATAGTGCTTACTCATCGCGGATGAAGTCGATTCATTTTAAGCTGAGTGTCAATGGCGAACAGCATTCAAAGGATCGTGCAGACACCTTTTACTGGTCCGATGGCGTCTTGTTGCCGGGAGGGAACTTCGCTATGGAGTTCAAATCCCTCAAGGCTTCTGGGAACGAGTATGAATTGACCATGCTTCCGAACGAAAACCAATACGACCGCTTTGATGGCGTTTCCGTAGCCTACCAGTGGGATCCGGCTTCTGTGTCTATCGATTCTGCGGAATGGCTATTGCCTGGGTTTGCGACCGGAATTGTTCGGATCCCTGTCGGTAAAGATTCCGATCTGCGCCTGATGAAGTTTGTGAACTTTAAGCCGGTTGGACTTCTGAAAATTTCGAATGGAACCGCTATCGATAGTATTGGCTTTAATGAAGATGTTCGATACTTGCTTTATAACGAGAAGGACCGCCGTAACTCCACTCTCAGTATTGAAGCTATACCTGCGCCATCCCCAAATGCAGTCCAGAAGCTTGCGCAGATTTCATCTAAGACGGAATACCTGATTATTACGCCAGAAGAATTCCTTGAACCGGCGGAAGATCTTGCTTCGTTCCGTTCCAGTGATTCTGCGATAAGCCCGCTTGTCACAGCCGTTGTTGCTGTAGAAAACATTTACAGGCATTACACCGGTGGATCTCCTTCTCCGATTGCGATTCGAAACTACATCGCCTACGCTCGAAGTGTCTGCCCGGATTTGCGGTTTGTGTTGCTCGCTGGTTCTGGCCATTATGACTATCGAGGCGTTAATCCTAGACTCGGAAAAAATTATATGCCTCCGTTTGAAAAGGAGTCGGCGGTGACCGAAGACTTTTTTGCGGTCCTGGATTCTGGAGAAATGGTTAGAAGTCCCCGCATATATGATGTAGACCTTGCTGTTGGCCGTATTCCTGTATCGTCCGTCGATGAATTTTATACGTACAACGAAAAAGCTCGTGATTACGAAAAAGTGGGCCGTTTTGATCATGGGGAATGGAGGTCTACGATGCTGCTTGGGGCTGATGATGCCCGCAATAGCGGTGCGGTAGATAGGATTGCACATACCGAAGACCAGGAAATGTTGGCCAGGACGATTGATGCGATTTCAGATAAACTTAATTATCGTATGAACATGAAAAAGGTTTATCTCCTGAATTACGAGTATGATGCCGCTGGACAGAAACAGGAAGCAAATAACGATTTCCTGAATATTATGAATCAGGGTGCCTTGATGACCATATATTACGGTCATGGATCCAAGTCCACATTGGCTTCGGAAGGCTTGTTCAGAACATCGGACATTGCAAAGCTTTCTAATGAAAAAAAATACACGATAATAAGTTCGTTTGCATGTACCGTGGGACGCTTTGATGAAGGGGATTCTAGGTCAATGACTGAAGCTATGGTCCTTCAGAAAAGCGCAGGCGCTATTGCTGGAATTGGTGCGGCTCGTGAAACGTATGAATCTTACAATAATCAATTTTCGAAGAACTTGATAAATAACGCTTTGTCCAAAGACGGAAATTATCTTGGTGTCGCCTATATGCTAGCTAAGGATAATGTTGTTCATAACCGTCAGGAATCGGATTCGCATGATAATGTGCATAATACGGAACATTATGTGTTTATGGGCGAACCTGTGATTCAGTTGCCTTTGGCGAAAATGAAGATTACTCTTGATTCGCCGGTGAAGTCCATCAAGGCTCTTGATAAAATGAAACTTTCTGGAAAAGTGTCCGGAATGACTTCGGGAAACATCGCCCTTACGCTTAGGGAAGGCCGTTATACGAAGGCTCTTGACTTGATTTCTATCGAAAAGATTATTGATGTGAATTATGATGGCGCGCTTATTTATTCAGAAGTCGTTCCCGTTGCCGATGGACGTTTTGAAACGGAATTCGTGACTCCGAAGAAGTTGAATATCGGCGATTCGCTTGCGGAATTCCGCGCATGGGCATTCTCGTCGAAAGAACCTGCTGTTGGGCGCTATCTTGAAAAGAATATTAAGATAACTGGTATTTCTAACTATGCAGATTCCTTGAATGATAATACTCCGCCGACGATCAAGATCCAGTCTTGCAATGCCGGGGAATTGACATCGTTTGCCGATAATCAGTATGTGAAATTGAGGACCCCGGCCTGTTTGCAGGTTGTTGTTGAAGATGAAACAGCTTTGGATTACCGTGAACAGGCCGATGAAGGCATTTCTTTTGAAATGGTCGGGCTTGAAAACCCCTATCATCCGGCTCCATTCTTGGAACAGTCCTCGAAACGTGCTGTTGCCCGCAAGTCGTTAACGACGGAAGCGTATCCGGCTGGCGATTACACGTTCAGGGTCCGTGCCCTGGATGTGCTTGGAAACATTGCGATAAAGACCGTCAATGTCCAGATTATAGAAGATTTGCAGACCGGGCTTGCCGATGTATTCAATGTCCCGAATCCGATGGGCAAGAAGGGGACGACGTTCTACTTTAAGAACCTTTCTGTAGACAAGGACCCGGAAGTGACGATTTTCATCTATAACCAGCATGGTAGACTTGTCAAGGTCATTAAGGATGCCAAATCTGGCGTAACGCATTGGAATGGCAAGGACAATTATGGCCGGTTGCTTGCCAATGGGCTGTATCACTATGTTGTCCGAAGCAAGGCGAAAGTTAGCGTTTCGGATTCTAAAACAAAAAATAAAACTTGGACTAAAAAACAAAAACTGTTGATCTCGAGGTAA